The Vitis vinifera cultivar Pinot Noir 40024 chromosome 1, ASM3070453v1 DNA segment AATTCTAAGCATCATTACTTCTttccatctttattttttagatcCAATACAATGGCAGCttgtatttataatttgatACTTATGTGCCTCACACTACAAAAATATAGTTAATGTTTcaaaacttttcttaaaaataattttttattttttaaagctgAAAATCATTTTGTTATTGAGATAACCgacttttgacaaaaaataagaCCAtttttggtaactattttttaaagtagttttgaaaaatagtttataaaaagagttctttgatgttttatataataaaagtaGTCTATTTGAGaactgaaatgtttttaacttatttttaatatttttaaatatgttttaaaaataatttttatgtcaaaagctttatttttaatcactgTATGTGtttgcataattattttttaaaacaattcttaaaaagtaagtaaaaataattaaaagatattatttaaaaacatccTATTTTTTATAgggttttttgttcttgaaaacagaaaacaaaaaatagtttttttattgtcaagtgtgttttctatttttatttttatttttgttctagaaaatagaaaactattctcgaaaacaaaaaattattctcgaAAACAGTAATGAAACAAAACttaagggcttgtttggttgttgttttttaaaactgttctgaaaaacagtttttgagaacaatttttaagaatagttttgtgttttaagaaaaaaaattgtatttgggaattgaattatagcaaacattttttattctcaaaaacaaaaaaaaaacatgtttagttgagttaataaaaatgtttttcagaataaataaaacaaaaaaatgtttgaaagttattttttttaattaataaagtgttttcttccattaacttgatattataaatatataaataattttcatatgtacaatttatttaaatttaaaaaaaattattccattttgaaatttttacaccaattataatttttttaaacaactaaTGACTTTGTCACcatgtgtaagtatattaatttcaataatttaagaaataagaaaGGGTTTGCGAGTAGGGGTGTGGTGGTTGAGTGGAGTTCACCTTTGTGGAAGCACAAAAAACAAGTAAGAAaacacgaaaaaaaaaaaaaaaaaaaacacgaaaAACATTCTATTCTTCGAACagtaaaaaaacaatgaaaacatctttttattgttctcaaaaaatgtGGTTtttgataacataaaaaatacaaaaaaaaaaacaaaacaaaacaaaaacacaccccTTTCTCCAAACAagctttttatgttttttgttttgaaaataaaaaacagtttttgaaaacataaccAAACAAGCAACAAGTtactttttagaataaatattagtgttataattgttttatgttaACTGTTTTATGGAAAATGGTTAGAAAACTTTGTATATAGTGTCTTGATCGAGAATAAGTtgaaaaaactttttcttttcttttcttttttcatatttgagtttcaaaacaaaattttgttggtGAAAACGAATTAGAGCCGTTTCTAGGaactattcttaaaattagttcgcaaatgttttttaagaattgttttaaaaaatgtacactctttttaattattttttggaatcaGATTGCAAAATAAAAACTACCACCTACATCTAGAACAAAagaaatcatgttttaaaatatctGACTTCCTACTTTTGATTTTTACATTGGAATGGATTAGGAGCAAAAATGTAAATATGGATACATTGGTAGttagattttatgaatatattaaaaatatcagtaaaatattggtggatattttgataaaaatattgatgagataaaaattatttaaaatttatggaaaacctccaaaaaataataaaataaaagagaagacGGCAACCCTTCTGAATATTTCAAACACTGGTCACGACATGCTATGCAACACCCTTCTGAATATTCCAAGTGGAATTCACAGTTAATAGCCAACCCTTGTGGATTTCTATACATAAGAAGACGGCAACCAAGGCATCATCTAGTACAAGCTTACTTATTGTTTCGCTTTCTTGGCGATGTATACAACCATCCAAGGCAAGTTGTCCATTCAAATTCTAGCTTTCTTGTAGCAAAAGGCGGCAATGGGAACACAAATATCACCCACAGTGATGTCTCACATAATCAAATTGTCTTATTCCTGCAATTAATCTTTTAATAAACTTCAAAGCCACCATCCTTCCCTTTTTTTAATCCATATTTTAGTCCTCTGTTGCAGTAGTTGCTATATCAAAATCAGTTTCCTTTCAATCTTTGTTGGCATCTTATTCTTTATCCAGCAATTGTTTCTAGTGGTTGAATATTAGCCTCTTGTCTCTCCATGATCCGGATTACTGGATAATTTATTCAGCTGAGGCCATCAGAGGAAGAGGTCGTGTTTGGGGTTTcagtagaaattgaaaatttcctaATCTGTTCTCCCTACTACTTTCCTATGCTAGATACAAAAATAATGTAATGATTTATGGGACCCCCGAAAGGCTTCCAAAACTATGTAATAATATACTGCTGAGAAACTAGAATTTGTCTATATTTGAACTGTTCTTAATAATCAACTGAGGATTAGAAAAATACACAAGTTTGTGAAACTGGAGGTCACTGTTGAATATAAGATGGATGGATTTAGTTGGTATTGGTTGGATCTTTCTCTAGCCGAATGGACTTGATTATTGtgacaaacaaaataaaaaaaaagctaaagAGTAACATTATTGACATTGTCAAATTTATGAGTTCTATTTTTCTAGCATTGGTATTTTTTAATGCATTCGGAGTTTTCTTGTACAAACCCTTTTTTCAGCCTAAGGCTACCAAGGCTGCTTTTGTTGCCTCAGACTCGCATCAACAAGGGTCCATTCATTTGGTTCTAAGCTAGGGAAGAGGATGGCTTCCTTTTCAATGGAGGATTTCATTGGAAATGGAGCACTGAAGGGACTGCTCCCAAAGCTGGTAGAAGAAGGTTGGGATGATGTACCAACCTTGAAGATCATGAATTCTGAGGATATGGATGCCATAAACATGACTCAACAACAGAAGGTTTGTTCACAATCTGACTCAGGTTCTCAACAGTTTTCACTAGAACAGTTTCTCCAACATAGATTTTCAGATTCTTTAGATAGAGTTTTTCCATTGCTTGATTTTTAAGATCCCCCCTCTTGATTAAaccattttcataaataatttgttACAAGAAAGTTCCAAGACCAGTAGATTATATTCAAGTTTTGGATCACTGGGTTTCTTGTCAATGACAACACTCAGTCTGCTAGATTATTTATGATTGAGTCCTACTTTCTAATTCCCCCCAACTTTTGGTGTTAAAAGAACTACTAACTGTTGAAAGTTGGTGTTTCCTGGTAATAGATTCTGTTCTACTTCTCAAAAGTATCAATCATTATATCAAACCATGGCCTCTAAATCTTTGTTTTACTATAGGCTGCACTGGAACTCAGATCATACCTGCACGACCGTGCTCTGATGCAATATGGAGATAAGCTAGAGTCCTCTGGAAAATTTCTACCTGAGCTTCTCAACTTGAGCATTACCGATCTTTCTTCCCAGTTTGGTATGAAGAGAGGCCACATTGCCCGTTTCACAGACAGAAACAGTGCATGTGCAGATCCTTTGCCTGCAGGCTATACCCTCCGTACAAAGAGAATGATGAGCACACCTTCTAGAAACAATAGCATTTTGAAGAGTGAGCTTTCATCCGTCAACTCCAGGAAGATTCTAAGTATATCAAGAGCCCCTACAAGAGCCAATTCAATTTATGATAGATCACTTGAGCAAGCAGTGTCTGAAATTAAGATAAAAGACGGACTTGTTATTAAGGGGATTGTTGCTGCAGAGCCTGCTGAGCCCAGAGCATGTGGTTGTGTACAGCCTCCCCCTATTGTTGAGGATGTTTGTCCTTACTCTGCTATTGAAAACGTATCAGTTCAGAAATTAGCTCCAGAATATAAGATTGGGATGGAGCGTTTAGTGAAAACAACTCCTCCAATGAAAGCTTCTGAATTGTGGAGAGATAAACCAGCAGTTCTCCTCTGTATCCGCCGCCCTGGGTAAATTTGCATCTTGGCATATCATTCTCTGCTAAATAATATTACTTTCAGGGTTTCAGTCTTTGAAATCTGTTTCTAGGGGCCATTTTCCTAGCAGAAAAATGTTCACGCTTTAGTTGATTGCACAATAAAAGATCTGCTATTGAATCTAATGACAGTCGAGAACATTTCTCCAAGAAATTTCAGGAAAATTGATTTTCCCTTTAGCACAGTATATATCATATTCTATCTCACAATATAGGTAAATAACCGTGCATTCTTATTATGTAATGAATGGGAAAACAGGTGCATAATGTGCAGAGCTGAAGCTCACAAACTATATGCAAAGAAGCCCATATTCGATGCACTGGGGATTCAACTATTTGCGATTCTTCATGAACACATAGAGTCAGAGGTAATTAGAAACCTTTCTTCAACTTCTTGCCATCCAATCATTTCTCTTTGTTGAAATTGTTACGGTCCCAGGTAAGAGATTTCTGGCCTCGATATTGGGGTGGTGTTGTGATCTTTGATCGGACCATGGGATTTTTCAAAGCTCTTGGAGGAGGAAAGTTGCTCAAGGACAGGTTCATAACAGGATTTATCTTCAATCCTCGAGCCATTGCAAATTACAAACGAGCAAAAGCTACGGGAATTGAGCAAAACTTCAAAGGAGAGGGTGAAATTAAGGGTGGGCTCTTTTTAGTTGGTAGTGGAAGGAGTGGCATTGCCTATCAGTTTATCGAAAGGAATTTTGGTGATTGGGCACCTCTTCCTGAAGTAATTGAGATCTGCACTCAGCTGCAGGTAACTTTTGTAGACTACTAATCCTCCATACTCCTCTCACCtgaataagtttttaattatttggcTTTTGTGTAATCTTATTCAGAATCCACAAGAAGCTCAAGGGGAATCAATGAGCACAGTAATATGAAACCAATGTGTGTACCATCTTATCACAAGGATGTATTCCTTGTAATTCTAGATTATTGAGAGTACCATCTTTATAGTTCCTTTTTGTGGATGTAATTTGGATGTTCCTTTATCACTTTTATTCACAAGGATgtttttttccactttgtttagagcattttaaatatatatctCTTTTAAAATGTGTGTACCATTTTTCTAATCAAGCAGACAACATACCCTACTTTAATATATGGCAGACAAAGcatcaaaattatcatttttgtttctcatttgATCAATAAACAAAAGAAGTTGTACATCAACTTAAGTTACAAGATGAGGAAACCTCTCTAATAAAGTAATATGATTCTGTACCCTATCTTTCTCTATATCCTCTTGACCACTTCCCTATATTCTATAGTCAATCTTTCAATCTTTTTGAGACCTCCAGATGATATCTTAGAGTTCTGATCAATAAATGTCACCTGTTTGCTGTAGTTTACATCATACAACAATGTTTAAAATCCAACCCCAAGAGCAATGTTGAAAATATTTCAGAGCTGAAGGAAAGATAAGAGCTCTTACCTCATCACGCAGTAGTCCACCAAACACTGAAGTTCTCTCACCAGATGAAGTACTGCCATACTTTGCTAAAATTTGCATTAGTCTGCTCTCAAATTCTCCGTTTTACCATGCTGCTCTTTCTTAGGATGTATCTAACAAGATAATTGGCAGATTTCCTGGAGAAAAAAACCCAGATTGGTTTTCATCTCATAAAAATGTTTATCTAGAACCATTGTGACTGAATTTATCCCTGCCTTCATGAAAGATTAACAGGTTGCTTTAATGAAGAGACCTATTCAGTTTTCTGATGCTCTGCCCTGTGTTTCAGTAACTCacctgaaaattttgaaggtttTAATATTCTACACAAATGCTAGGAGAACCCTATCACCAAAAATCCCCACATGAACATGTCCCATCTTTAAACAAATGGAAACGAACTGCATCCCTTACAAGTATCTCTCTCTGTGTTATCTTGGAAATGAATTTAGTTGCATTGTGGCAATCACCACAGACTCTCAGGTTCTTAATTACCCGTATGGGCAGGCCAGGAGGAACAAAAATCAACCCAAAAGCAATAGCAAGTTTTTCGCTATGGTGGTTAAGCATTTTTATCTTCTCAGATTCCTCAACATCAT contains these protein-coding regions:
- the LOC100253093 gene encoding uncharacterized protein LOC100253093, with the translated sequence MASFSMEDFIGNGALKGLLPKLVEEGWDDVPTLKIMNSEDMDAINMTQQQKAALELRSYLHDRALMQYGDKLESSGKFLPELLNLSITDLSSQFGMKRGHIARFTDRNSACADPLPAGYTLRTKRMMSTPSRNNSILKSELSSVNSRKILSISRAPTRANSIYDRSLEQAVSEIKIKDGLVIKGIVAAEPAEPRACGCVQPPPIVEDVCPYSAIENVSVQKLAPEYKIGMERLVKTTPPMKASELWRDKPAVLLCIRRPGCIMCRAEAHKLYAKKPIFDALGIQLFAILHEHIESEVRDFWPRYWGGVVIFDRTMGFFKALGGGKLLKDRFITGFIFNPRAIANYKRAKATGIEQNFKGEGEIKGGLFLVGSGRSGIAYQFIERNFGDWAPLPEVIEICTQLQNPQEAQGESMSTVI